One genomic region from Yarrowia lipolytica chromosome 1C, complete sequence encodes:
- a CDS encoding uncharacterized protein (Truncated form of YALI0C22682g, some similarities with uniprot|P42944 Saccharomyces cerevisiae YJL110c GZF3 transcriptional repressor), whose product MWQGQAPLHHQQQHGPHPHPHPGAQQHAPLHPMAAMKDHPQQHYLPPPQQYASPQFREQQSPSLPGFGSLTGGSSNGGNGGNGSTAPSGTATPAAGATAPATPSAATAPATPAAGSGSPTLKKITSPLLLSNNPPGALPNSALDQLSAAASQSPYLTGQGEHGGAGGPHTAGAGAGSSGPGDLKTRLSELELVNDLFRSRVAEVEAAEQAARRSEASMRESEMLLRSALHRLETRNRVLEKRCKLQQEKLEEAGIKVDDDDDVLEDSDVVLPPLREATSGDAQTQAAPAADGMTSTTILPASPARRRRSSVGGHESAKREFDGLRKKVRVSDLL is encoded by the coding sequence ATGTGGCAGGGCCAGGCGCCACTGCACcatcagcagcaacacGGCCCGCACCCGCACCCGCACCCGGGCGCCCAGCAGCACGCGCCGCTACACCCAATGGCCGCTATGAAGGACCACCCGCAGCAGCATTACCTACCCCCACCGCAGCAGTATGCCTCGCCACAGTTCCGCGAGCAGCAGTCTCCTAGTCTTCCTGGATTTGGCTCGTTAACTGGAGGCAGCAGTAATGGTGGTAACGGAGGAAATGGCTCCACTGCCCCCTCGGGAACTGCGACTCCTGCTGCAGGAGCCACTGCCCCCGCCACTCCTTCCGCGGCAACTGCTCCAGCCACTCCGGCAGCTGGCTCCGGGTCTCCGACACTCAAAAAGATCACGTCGCCTCTGCTGTTGTCTAACAACCCGCCTGGTGCTCTCCCCAACAGTGCGCTCGACCAACTGAGTGCAGCTGCAAGTCAGTCGCCATACCTGACCGGCCAGGGCGAGCACGGAGGCGCAGGTGGACCGCATACTGCAGGTGCAGGTGCAGGTTCATCTGGCCCTGGAGACCTCAAGACGAGGCTGTCTGAGCTGGAACTCGTCAACGATCTGTTCCGAAGCCGGGTTGCCGAGGTGGAGGCCGCAGAACAGGCTGCCAGACGCTCCGAGGCGTCCATGCGGGAGTCGGAAATGCTGCTGCGTTCGGCGCTGCACAGACTTGAGACCCGCAACCGTGTGCTGGAAAAACGATGCAAGCTGCAGCAGGaaaagctggaggaggccggCATCAAggtggacgacgacgacgatgtgCTCGAGGACAGTGATGTGGTGCTGCCGCCGTTGCGAGAAGCCACATCGGGAGATGCACAGACGCAAGCTGCACCAGCAGCGGACGGTATGACGTCGACGACGATTCTACCGGCGTCTCCTGCGCGACGGAGACGCTCGAGTGTGGGCGGACATGAGTCTGCGAAGCGAGAGTTCGATGGACTGAGAAAGAAGGTGAGGGTGAGTGACCTGCTCTGA
- a CDS encoding uncharacterized protein (Truncated form of YALI0C22682g, some similarities with uniprot|P42944 Saccharomyces cerevisiae YJL110c GZF3 transcriptional repressor) — protein sequence MSAATMGFTPVVVGAGPEPQVKVEGEEAQAGAPGVTAGEAGGAEPPTTGSAAAPSAPGAPSNPTTNPPPSTNASTCPSPSGGTNGATANVNTNTNSDIKNEPKNDTSETAGEARSDSATPNSASVTPTGASSSTAPNAGSSDAPIAPSKDKDNGRGQFSLTPVCQNCQTSTTPLWRRDEAGQVLCNACGLFLKLHGRARPISLKTNVIKSRNRIKNHGHGPGNPAVAHGGPILAGVSASHLCPTSTPQHPRATNNGAPSAPSNNGASFTPSTPTAHRRHPTTNTRPRACTCPCT from the coding sequence ATGTCTGCTGCTACAATGGGTTTCACGCCGGTTGTTGTCGGGGCTGGCCCTGAGCCCCAGGTCAAGGTCGAGGGCGAGGAAGCACAAGCGGGAGCCCCAGGAGTgactgctggagaagctggaggagcggAGCCACCCACAACCGGGTCCGCCGCCGCGCCCTCCGCGCCTGGCGCTCcctccaaccccaccaCTAACCCCCCACCTTCTACCAACGCCTCGACATGTCCCTCTCCTTCTGGTGGCACGAACGGAGCCACCGCCAAcgtcaacaccaacaccaacagcgACATCAAAAACGAACCGAAAAACGACACGTCCGAGACGGCAGGAGAGGCGAGAAGCGACTCTGCCACCCCCAACTCCGCCTCCGTAACCCCCACCGGCGCCAGCTCTTCCACCGCGCCCAACGCTGGGTCGTCGGATGCGCCTATCGCCCCatccaaggacaaggacaacgGGCGGGGCCAGTTTTCGCTCACGCCCGTGTGCCAAAACTGCCAgacctccaccaccccgCTCTGGCGACGTGACGAGGCGGGACAGGTGCTCTGCAACGCGTGTGGCCTGTTCCTTAAGCTGCACGGCCGAGCACGCCCCATCAGTCTTAAAACCAACGTCATCAAATCGCGTAACCGGATCAAAAACCACGGCCACGGACCCGGTAACCCGGCCGTCGCTCACGGCGGTCCAATACTCGCGGGGGTGTCCGCCTCCCACCTGTGCCCCACGTCCACCCCCCAGCACCCAAgggccaccaacaacgggGCCCCATCCGCCCCCAGCAACAACGGGGCCTCCTTCACTCCCAGCACCCCCACGGCCCACCGCCGCCaccccaccaccaacacgCGCCCCCGGGCATGCACGTGCCCATGCACGTGA